The following proteins come from a genomic window of Oricola thermophila:
- a CDS encoding TIGR02281 family clan AA aspartic protease, with product MNAFTYIFFGILGGALLILIIYGNDGTVGPMTDGQFAGTVYLGLIGAMIAAGMFASGRRFGQLARQAGIWIAVLILLVIGYEYRFELQETATRVTSGLVPGAAITQTSANGNLTVTIQRSGRHFETAGTVNGTRQTFLVDTGASTVVLTESTARKAGIDPATLDYRIPIATANGMAMAARVSDIEVTVGGIVRSGMIALVAKDDQLSSNLLGMNFLDTLDSFEVRGDRMVLRN from the coding sequence ATGAACGCGTTTACCTACATTTTCTTCGGCATACTCGGCGGCGCATTGTTGATCCTGATAATCTACGGGAATGACGGAACAGTCGGTCCGATGACCGATGGCCAGTTCGCCGGGACGGTCTATCTCGGTCTCATCGGCGCGATGATAGCGGCCGGAATGTTCGCTTCCGGCCGGCGTTTCGGACAGCTTGCCCGGCAGGCGGGCATCTGGATCGCCGTCCTGATCCTGCTTGTGATCGGGTATGAATATCGGTTCGAATTGCAGGAAACCGCCACCCGCGTGACCTCCGGCCTCGTTCCCGGCGCGGCAATAACGCAAACATCCGCCAATGGGAACTTGACGGTCACCATCCAGCGCAGCGGGCGTCATTTCGAAACGGCCGGAACCGTCAACGGCACGCGCCAGACTTTCCTGGTCGATACCGGCGCATCAACAGTGGTCCTGACCGAATCGACCGCGCGCAAGGCCGGAATCGATCCCGCCACACTGGATTACCGTATTCCAATCGCGACAGCGAATGGTATGGCCATGGCTGCAAGGGTTTCCGACATCGAGGTCACGGTCGGCGGAATCGTGCGCAGTGGCATGATCGCCCTTGTCGCCAAGGATGACCAGTTGTCGTCGAACCTTCTGGGAATGAACTTCCTGGATACGCTGGATTCCTTCGAGGTCCGGGGCGACCGGATGGTGTTGCGCAACTAG
- a CDS encoding DUF1289 domain-containing protein, producing the protein MTAIESPCILVCSIDQKTGYCFGCGRTRDEIAAWMSYPPEKRREIMTELPERLESVERRPRRETRRRRMARERAGGPSEQGGSS; encoded by the coding sequence ATGACCGCCATTGAATCGCCCTGCATACTCGTTTGCTCCATAGACCAGAAGACGGGCTACTGTTTCGGTTGCGGCCGCACGCGCGACGAAATCGCCGCGTGGATGTCCTATCCTCCCGAAAAGCGCCGGGAAATCATGACCGAGTTGCCTGAAAGGCTGGAAAGCGTCGAACGCCGACCGCGCCGCGAAACCCGTCGCCGGCGCATGGCGCGCGAACGCGCCGGCGGTCCGTCGGAACAGGGTGGGTCGTCATGA
- a CDS encoding adenosylcobinamide-GDP ribazoletransferase, with protein sequence MRDDSAAFAFAGTLIGILPALALVLLTTIGVPPFMSATFAVMAMAAITGALHEDGLGDVADGFGGASDRESRLEIMKDSRIGTYGAIAVAGTLLLRSAGLGAIVAAHGSLAAAFALIAVAACSRAAIVWFWASLPSARPGGVADSAGSPRESAVSMAAISGLAIFAVVATAAIGFLNAAIAILLAIAAMQGFSRLCMRMLGGQTGDTLGACQQIVEILLYTGLALGIAIPT encoded by the coding sequence ATGCGCGACGATTCGGCTGCGTTCGCCTTTGCCGGCACATTGATCGGCATACTTCCCGCATTGGCGCTGGTTCTGCTGACGACCATAGGCGTGCCGCCATTCATGTCAGCCACCTTTGCCGTGATGGCGATGGCAGCGATCACCGGCGCGTTGCACGAAGACGGGCTTGGCGACGTAGCGGACGGTTTCGGTGGAGCTTCCGACCGGGAAAGTCGCCTTGAGATCATGAAGGATTCGCGGATCGGCACCTATGGCGCCATCGCCGTAGCCGGGACCCTGCTCCTGCGCTCGGCCGGCCTCGGTGCCATCGTGGCAGCCCATGGCAGTCTCGCCGCGGCATTCGCCCTGATTGCCGTTGCTGCGTGTTCGCGCGCGGCCATCGTATGGTTCTGGGCCAGCCTCCCCAGCGCCCGCCCGGGAGGAGTCGCTGACAGCGCCGGATCCCCTCGCGAAAGCGCGGTCAGCATGGCCGCAATATCCGGGCTGGCGATATTCGCCGTTGTTGCGACTGCGGCCATCGGCTTCCTCAATGCTGCCATCGCGATTCTGCTTGCGATCGCCGCAATGCAGGGCTTCTCGCGGCTCTGCATGCGCATGCTCGGCGGCCAGACCGGGGATACGCTCGGGGCATGCCAGCAGATCGTCGAGATACTGCTTTACACCGGCCTTGCACTCGGAATTGCGATACCCACCTGA
- the cobT gene encoding nicotinate-nucleotide--dimethylbenzimidazole phosphoribosyltransferase has product MEILMTSGLPFDDIRDLLSRLPEPDKAAVAAVRERDAQLTKPAGSLGRLEEIAEWLAAWTGRKPAVTRPLVAVFAGNHGVVEQGVAPFPQSVTAQMVENFAAGGAAINQICVAHDLGLKVFDLALDYPTGDITKEAAMDEKTCAATMAFGMEAIAGGTDLLCIGEMGIGNTTVAAAIFHGLYGGTAEEWVGPGTGSAGEVLKRKVDAVSRAVALHKAHLADPLEVLRRLGGREIAAMAGAILAARMERIPVILDGFVATAAAAVLHAANPAALDHCIAGHVSAEPAHAKALEKIGKSPLLSLGMRLGEGTGAALAAGIVKAAVHCHGGMATFAEAGVSSPD; this is encoded by the coding sequence ATGGAGATTCTCATGACCAGCGGTCTGCCATTCGACGATATCCGTGACCTTCTGAGCCGGCTTCCCGAACCCGACAAGGCGGCGGTCGCAGCCGTACGCGAGCGTGATGCACAACTGACAAAACCTGCAGGATCGTTGGGCAGACTCGAGGAAATCGCGGAGTGGCTTGCAGCGTGGACCGGGCGGAAACCTGCCGTGACGCGGCCCTTGGTGGCGGTTTTCGCGGGAAACCACGGCGTCGTCGAGCAGGGCGTGGCACCGTTTCCGCAAAGCGTGACTGCCCAGATGGTGGAGAATTTTGCCGCCGGCGGTGCAGCGATCAACCAGATCTGCGTTGCGCACGATCTCGGCCTGAAGGTCTTCGATCTGGCACTGGACTATCCGACCGGTGACATAACCAAGGAAGCCGCGATGGACGAGAAGACCTGTGCGGCGACCATGGCATTCGGGATGGAGGCAATCGCGGGCGGAACCGACCTGCTTTGCATCGGCGAAATGGGAATCGGAAATACGACAGTCGCGGCCGCGATCTTCCATGGGCTCTATGGCGGGACCGCCGAGGAGTGGGTTGGTCCCGGGACCGGCTCGGCCGGCGAGGTGCTGAAACGGAAAGTCGATGCCGTTTCGCGTGCCGTGGCACTGCACAAGGCTCATCTCGCCGATCCTCTGGAGGTTCTGCGCCGTCTCGGTGGGCGCGAAATCGCGGCCATGGCGGGAGCTATCCTGGCCGCCCGCATGGAACGCATCCCGGTCATCCTCGACGGCTTCGTCGCGACGGCGGCGGCGGCTGTGCTGCACGCGGCCAATCCGGCAGCGCTCGACCATTGCATCGCGGGCCACGTGTCTGCGGAACCGGCACACGCCAAGGCGCTGGAGAAGATCGGAAAGTCGCCGCTGCTGTCGCTCGGGATGCGGCTGGGCGAGGGAACAGGTGCGGCGCTCGCGGCCGGCATCGTCAAGGCCGCAGTGCACTGTCATGGCGGAATGGCGACTTTCGCGGAAGCTGGTGTCAGCAGCCCCGACTAA
- a CDS encoding sensor histidine kinase produces MSHSPSGFTDKIIVDRRKSYRNSDVRKAVRKTRDRLAEKGISDPDFDQDLLIINARAVRSGTPAIILLIAMTAFAAAFFGMGANMLVWATVATAVVAARGQFASRFLATPRKAGEIGRWTALFFGFHFLLGLCWAWFAFSPCATCSEADTLTFKVMVLLVAMAASVTINHNLRWSVLAEFGLPIAVFAATHDGIFDPRGIMASASLLTALLFFSYIAVLLNKASLASLSYRSENDALIAELEMARSISEEARRRAEEANLAKSRFLASMSHELRTPLNAILGFSEVMANEVLGPMNNEHYKSYAKDINQSGQHLLKLINEILDLSRIEAGKQELHEEPLDLASVVDDCIGMVRMKANQKSIRIEQAFEKEMPRVLADERSVRQVTLNLLSNAVKFTPQGGTVKVKVGWTMSGGQYISVRDNGPGIPEDEIPVVLSAFGQGSIAIKSAEQGTGLGLPIVQALMAMHDGTFRLKSKLREGTEGLAIFPRARVMDVMPAAPVKTENSGRGTATPDHAKRQPIAVGQD; encoded by the coding sequence ATGAGTCATTCGCCGTCGGGCTTCACCGACAAGATCATTGTTGACCGGCGAAAGTCCTATCGCAACAGCGATGTGCGAAAGGCTGTGCGAAAAACGCGTGACCGATTGGCCGAAAAGGGAATATCTGATCCCGACTTCGATCAGGACTTGCTGATCATCAACGCCCGGGCCGTACGGTCTGGCACTCCTGCCATAATCCTGCTGATCGCCATGACGGCCTTTGCCGCCGCGTTTTTCGGAATGGGCGCGAACATGCTTGTCTGGGCGACCGTGGCAACGGCGGTCGTGGCAGCACGCGGCCAATTTGCCAGCCGTTTCCTTGCCACGCCACGAAAGGCCGGAGAAATCGGTCGCTGGACGGCACTGTTCTTCGGATTTCACTTCCTTCTCGGCCTTTGCTGGGCATGGTTCGCCTTTTCACCATGCGCCACATGCTCCGAGGCCGACACGCTCACCTTTAAGGTGATGGTACTGCTGGTGGCGATGGCGGCAAGCGTGACCATAAATCACAATCTGCGCTGGTCCGTTCTGGCCGAATTCGGCCTGCCTATAGCTGTATTCGCAGCGACCCACGATGGCATATTCGATCCGCGCGGCATAATGGCCTCCGCCAGCCTGCTGACAGCACTCCTCTTCTTCTCCTACATCGCGGTCCTCCTCAACAAGGCCAGCCTTGCATCGCTAAGCTATCGCAGCGAAAACGACGCCCTCATCGCCGAACTGGAAATGGCGCGCTCAATTTCCGAGGAGGCCCGGCGGCGCGCCGAAGAAGCCAATCTGGCCAAATCGCGTTTTCTGGCCTCGATGAGCCACGAGCTCCGCACCCCCCTGAATGCAATTTTGGGCTTCTCGGAGGTCATGGCCAACGAGGTGCTCGGCCCGATGAACAACGAGCACTACAAGTCCTATGCCAAGGACATCAACCAATCCGGCCAGCATTTGCTGAAGCTGATCAATGAGATTTTGGATCTGAGCCGAATCGAGGCCGGAAAGCAGGAATTGCACGAAGAACCGCTCGATCTGGCCTCGGTCGTGGACGATTGCATCGGCATGGTCCGCATGAAGGCCAACCAGAAGAGCATCCGCATCGAGCAGGCATTCGAGAAGGAAATGCCCCGCGTTCTGGCCGACGAGCGTTCGGTTCGCCAAGTGACCCTCAACCTGCTGTCCAACGCGGTCAAATTCACCCCCCAGGGCGGAACGGTGAAGGTGAAGGTCGGCTGGACGATGTCTGGCGGACAGTACATTTCGGTCAGGGACAACGGCCCCGGCATACCGGAAGACGAGATACCGGTGGTATTGTCGGCATTCGGCCAGGGGTCGATCGCCATCAAGAGCGCGGAACAGGGAACCGGCCTCGGACTTCCCATCGTCCAGGCATTGATGGCAATGCACGACGGCACGTTCCGGCTGAAATCGAAGCTGCGCGAGGGCACGGAGGGGCTGGCCATATTCCCCCGGGCGCGCGTCATGGATGTCATGCCCGCGGCCCCGGTCAAGACGGAAAATTCCGGCCGGGGCACGGCCACACCCGACCATGCCAAGCGTCAGCCGATCGCGGTCGGCCAGGACTAG
- a CDS encoding glutathione S-transferase, with amino-acid sequence MIQHDSPGCRLFDGGRAPNPRRVRVFLAEKGISVPLVPVDMAALGHRSDEIASRNPMKRLPVLELEDGRTLSESIAICRYFETLCPDPPLFGVGAFEQAEIEMWQRRVEFLFLHPVGQAFRHIHPAMKGWEEPQIPEWGEANKPKALEFIAFLNGELASREFIAGDRFSVADITAMIAADFCKPARISVPEDLAHFRRWYDAMKTRPSYGA; translated from the coding sequence ATGATCCAGCACGATTCTCCCGGCTGCCGGCTGTTCGACGGCGGAAGGGCCCCCAACCCGCGCCGGGTCCGCGTCTTCCTGGCCGAAAAGGGCATCTCGGTACCCTTGGTGCCGGTCGACATGGCCGCACTCGGCCATCGTTCTGACGAGATTGCATCGCGTAATCCCATGAAGCGGCTTCCCGTTCTGGAACTCGAAGACGGCCGGACGTTGTCGGAATCAATTGCCATATGCCGCTATTTCGAAACGCTTTGCCCCGACCCGCCATTGTTCGGGGTGGGCGCTTTCGAGCAGGCGGAGATAGAAATGTGGCAGCGGCGAGTGGAATTCCTGTTCCTTCATCCGGTCGGGCAGGCTTTCCGGCATATCCATCCCGCGATGAAGGGGTGGGAAGAGCCTCAAATTCCCGAATGGGGCGAGGCGAACAAGCCCAAGGCACTGGAGTTTATCGCGTTTCTCAATGGTGAACTGGCGAGCCGCGAGTTCATAGCTGGGGATCGCTTCTCGGTTGCCGACATCACGGCGATGATTGCGGCCGATTTCTGCAAGCCTGCGCGCATTTCCGTTCCGGAGGACCTGGCGCATTTTCGGCGCTGGTATGATGCAATGAAGACGCGTCCGAGTTACGGTGCATGA
- a CDS encoding uracil-DNA glycosylase family protein produces the protein MTENLSGLLSEIRACRICRDAPRFGAALPHEPNPVCVPSATARICICGQAPGTRVHKSGRPFTDPSGVRLRQWMGVDEQAFYDASRIAIIPMGFCFPGLDRKGGDLPPRRECRSAWHDRLFGAMPQLELVIAVGRYAQAYHMGRKAGPTLTDTVRNWRAAYDAGKPRVLPLPHPSWRNNAWLRKNPWFEEEVLPVLRAEVARLVAKA, from the coding sequence ATGACCGAGAATTTGTCCGGGCTTCTCTCGGAAATTCGCGCGTGCCGCATTTGCCGGGACGCGCCGCGCTTCGGCGCCGCATTGCCACATGAACCGAACCCGGTTTGCGTACCGTCGGCGACCGCCCGTATTTGTATTTGCGGTCAGGCGCCCGGTACGCGAGTGCACAAATCGGGCCGGCCTTTTACCGATCCGTCAGGCGTTCGGCTGCGCCAATGGATGGGGGTGGACGAACAGGCGTTCTATGATGCCAGCCGCATAGCGATCATCCCGATGGGGTTCTGTTTTCCCGGACTGGACCGGAAGGGGGGCGACTTGCCGCCACGCCGCGAATGCCGCTCCGCGTGGCATGACCGCCTCTTCGGGGCGATGCCGCAGCTGGAACTGGTCATTGCTGTCGGGCGCTATGCGCAAGCCTATCACATGGGCAGAAAGGCGGGACCGACGCTGACCGATACCGTGCGCAATTGGCGTGCCGCATACGATGCCGGCAAGCCGCGTGTCCTGCCGTTGCCGCATCCCTCCTGGCGAAACAATGCCTGGCTCAGGAAGAATCCCTGGTTCGAGGAGGAGGTTCTGCCTGTCTTGCGTGCCGAAGTGGCGCGCCTTGTTGCAAAGGCGTGA